AGATAGTGGAAGCGATTGTGGCGATTATGAATGTGCGGAGTAGAGGAGAGACTTGTAGACGATATTACAGATTAAAGATGTTTTCCTACAGTCAAACGCTTCCAGTGAGGAAATACACAGTTAGTCAGTGTCTGACAACCATCCTGTTAAACTACATATTTATTGTTTACTCGTGGCATTTCCGTCCATGTATGAGATACCATATGTCTTCATACATCACCAGTTACATTCAATCCATGTccatatatttattcatgatttcTTCCTATACTTAATTTATGATGTATGTCCTTTTTTTAAAACTTACATTGATGTATTTATTGCCACATGTTTGTTGTGATAGTTATTGTTTCCAACGTGTCAAATGCACAGTAGGTTATGTGAACGTTTTGTTTTCAAGCCTTTTTAATTTTGCTCAAGAATATCATTCTGTGTCCAAGATGATTCCGTTCACCGGACTTATTTCCAAagttattgtttttgtcattgttaTTTTCCACATGTTGAATAAATAGTGGAGTCCTAAAGAAGGTCTTTCCTGCTTCGTCATTGTTCAGTTGGAGATTCAAAAGTACTTTACTTTTCCAATTACTCATGCTGatgacattttgaaactttATGAAAACGTTCGGAGTAACGTCATTAATACGTTATCGATCCTGGAAGACGATCTCGTGAACAACATCTTCGGGGACATCGCCTGCACAGACTGCGTGTCTGAATTTCCAAAATTGTATTAAACATTGACAGAAATGAGTTTTACTGTGGCCAAAACGATTTAATGTCGTATTCAATAACATGCATGGAGAATAGTCGTGAAAACGTGTAAATGTCTTTACTTATATTATGCCCAAATTAAAGAGCTTCCATGTTAATCCTGTTTCCTTTGTAGTTTGATAGAGACCGTGTTCATTCAACAATAATACTGCATTacaatgattacacgatgccatttagaaagtggtcaaatgcaacatatctcttatttgggatttcactttcttagtaaagtacaaattctagtactttttcggttgagtcacatctgggattcgaatccgcaccctcagagtcaggcacctaatcgccagcacacaaagttattgaaagtgaaattccaaatatgacatatactgCATTGCAAGTACCGCAAAGGCTACGCTCGTTGAACTGAGAGACGTCACGATTTTCAAGGCCATGAAGAGCTCAAAATGTTGTAACAAGATGATAGGGAGACTATTGACTCCATTTTATCTTGAATTTCCACATTAAGGACACTGTGTTTTATCACCATTCACTGGACAATcgcattaaaacaacatttatgttcaAACCTTGTTTAGCCTTTAATGAACTTTGTTGTTATTCGACTGTCCAAAAAGGGCTCAAACAAGGTTTTAACATGAACGTTGTTATGTGGTTGTCCAATAAAAGCTATAACAAGGTTTGAACATGAACGTTGTTGTTATGTGACTGTCTAATAAGAGCTATAACGATTTTTGTACATGAACGTTGTTGTTATGTGACTGTCCAATGAGAGCTATAACGAGGTTTGTACATGAACGTTGTTGTTGGGACTGTCTAATAACGGTTATAACGAGGTTTGTACATGAACGTTGTTATGTGGCTGTCCAGTGAGAGCTATAACGTGGTTTGTACATGAACGTTGTTGTTGGGACTGTCTAATAACGGCTATAAGGAGGTTTGTACATGAACGTTGCTGTTATGTGGCTGTCCAATGAGAGCTATAACGTGGTTTGTACATGAACGTTGTTGTTGGGACTGTCTAATAACGGCTATAACGAGGTTTGAACATGAACGTTGCTGTTATGTGGCTGTCCAATGAGAGCTATAACGTGGTTTGTACATGAACGTTGTTGTTGGGACTGTCTAATAACGGCTATAACGAGGTTTGAACATGAACGTTGTTGTTATGTGGCTGTCCAATGAGAGCTATAACGAGGTTTGTACATGAACGTTGTTGTTGGGACTGTCTAATAACGGCTATAACGAGGTTTGTACATGAACGTTGTTGTTATGTGGCTGTCCAATGAGAGCTATAACGAGGTTTGAACATGAACGTTGTTGTTGGGACTGTCTAATAACGGCTATAACGAGGTTTGAACATGAACGTTGTTGTTGAGACTGTCCAATAAGAGCTATAAAGAGGTTTGAACATGAACGTTGTTGTTATGTGGCTGTACAATAAAAGCTATAACGAGGTTTGTACAAGAACGTTGCTATGTGACTGTGTAATAACGGGTATAACAAGGTTTGTACATGAACGTTGCTATTATGTGACTGTCCAATAAAATCTATTCAGTTGTGACCTGATATGTATGACAGTGACCTTGCAAGTGCCGGACACAGTGGTCTGAAGAGGTCACTTTGACCATCAAAACTGTGGTCATTCTAACATATGGTATCGTGACTGAAGAAATCTATCGAAAAAGTAATCTAGCCTAACGATTGTGCTATATGTATGATTATGAATCAAACTATTGGGGAAAAATTATTTTTGTGTATAGGCTATCCGCGAAAGAAAAAATTCTTTtcgaaaacaacatttattcaacatttgttttttcacaataacaataacaaaaacaataaatatgtaaaaaaagTCACGTGAATGGGACAATGTTGGACTTGATGTCCTTGAGCAGAATGAGAACTGTTTGGTCACTAAACATTCATGAGTTCAACTTTGTTTTAAAACATAGGAAACAATAAATATCCCGTCAGACACGTGGCAATAAATGCAATTCACACACTCATAATAAATTAAGTGAAAGGAGgaaatcatgaataaatatatggACATGGATTGAATGTAACTGGTGATGTATGAAGACATATGGTATCTCATACATGGACGGAAATGCAGCgtgtaaacaataaatatgTAGTTTAACGGGATGGTTGTCAGACACTGACTAACTGTGTATTTCCTCACTGGAAATGtttcactgtttcacatcattaATCTATGATATCGTCTACAAGTCTCTCGTCTATTCCGCACATCCGTAATCGCCACAATCGCTTCCACTATCTGATGATGTTGGGGTGGTGTTGGAACCAACTGTTGTTGTTCGGCGTTTGGCACAAGTACACCCAACGAAGTGAGTAATGAGTTTGGGTTTGTAAATAAGAAAACCATTTTCACAACCAGTTTCTTCCAAAACTCGAATTTGAGTGGAAACTCTCTCGCATTGGTTTTGATTATTGTCAACGCACTTGTCACACTTACACACTGCCTGGGGGATGGCACTTGGGTAGTGACCGACGGGAAGGTAGGTGACGTTGTAGTACCAGGGACAGAGGGACCTCCTCCACAGGGGGTCGAGAGGGTCGTCACTGACGCTGGTGGGACAGGTGATGCCGTCGAGGTTGGAAGTGTCGAATACCTGGTGGGTGTTCAGCTCTCCATGTAAATATGACCCTGGTCTGGCACCTTGAGAGTTACGAAGAAAGATGGAGACGTCGGTGTTGGTGTTGAGACTCTGGAAGAGTTGGTTGATATCTTGAGGTGGTTGACAGTTGGCGACGTTACGACGTTGTCTGACCACGTGTTTCCAGGTGTCGTCGACAGGTAGAGCGGATGTAGAGAGGATCCCTACACAGATCAGAACACACAGCTCATATATCATGTTGGAAATGGAGAAGTTTCAAGAGAAAGTTGTTTGAATGATTTGATGAGCAAACGGTTGATGTTTTGCCTGATGATGGAATGTCGTTTACAGCAGCAAGTAGCAGTATATATACAGTAGCAAATCCGGTGGAGTTTCCAGCTGATATAAATAGCATGTATGGTACTTGTAGACTCACACGCGGGATGACGTGTCACACACAACAATGTATTTCCGTGATATTTCTCTCCGCTGCTCAGATTGCAAAGGACCCATGTAACTATGCAAAGTGACTATCACCTAGAAAATTGATCAGGAAATCACGAACGCGTGGACAGATATTCAATTAGCGCAGCGGAATGTGTGCCTGCTTGTCTCCTGTGTCTTCTCGTGAAGTGTAGGTTTCGATATAAAGCAAACTTAAACATGGTATTAATTATAATATGAACCCGTTGTTAGTTATTCTGATGTCAACGACTgaataattaaaacattaaacaaaccATCTTTTTGACGAAATAGTTTGGTACCGTTTTAAACACTGTTTTGACATACTAAACACTTGTGTGATCACCGGTGTAGTTAAACGGCATGATCGTGTCGCGTGGGATCGTGTCCCGTTATAAAGCTAATTATGTATATCAATGTTACAGTATTTATTGAGCAGATATGTGCATGAGCAATGTTATAACGTATATTAACTTTTTCAGAATTCATATTTTCGCCTTCcattacatatttttttaacatCGATAATGCGTTACAGTGAGGTATCccaatcaaatgaggacccGGAAGTATATATCCGTCACTGTAGTCGATTGATTTGATTGGTCACTGAGTTTCTTGCATCAGCAAAACACGCCTAGCTATTATAGTTCCTTGTGAATGGAGGTAGGTAGCTCTGCTACTGTTATACGTGAGAAAACTTGCAGAAATCCCCCTGCTAATACTCTATACCTACCAATGTCACACAATGATGTCATAACATTCATCACTGTGTTTGGCTACACGGTTTGGAGGGGGGACGTGGGGTGGTGTAGGATGGGGTGCCGTTGTGGACCATGTATTGTTAACAgctaatatgtatgtatgtatgtatgtatgtatgtatgtatgtatgtatgtatgtatgtatgtgtgtgtgtgtgtgtgtgtgtgtgtgtgtgtgtgtgtgtgtgtgtgtgtgtgtgtgtgtgtgtgtgtgtgtctgtcagtGCGTTtaagtatgtatgtgcgtgcgtgtgtgtgtgtgagagagagagttgtGAGTGAGCTGTATGCAAATAGAGACTCACACGCTCAAACAAACGTTCGTGTGGTTGAGTGTGGTTACAGCCGTTGCTCTTCTCTGCTACCAGTTTCGATTTCACACAGCTGTACATAACTGAAGTATTTCGTCAGTATCACGTGATACTTGTCTGTACATAAATGAATTATTTACTCGCACACTACCTGAAATCTACCGAAGACAACTTACCCTATTTCCTCGTAAACTGGCTGAAATCTACTGTGCATAACTTACACTATTGTCCCGTAAACTACCTGAACTCTACTGAACCCGTTTGATCATAACTGACATAGACTTCTACTGTGTGTTCTACACGTGTGATATCTGTAAGATGTTCTAAGTGTGTAATATGTGGAATGTGTTCTACACGTGATATCTGTAACATGTTCTTCAAATGTGATATCTGTTAATGTTCTACATGAGTTACATCTTTAAATGAGTAATATCTTTAAATGCGTGATATCTGTAACATGTTCTAAATGTGTGATATCTGTAATTTCTTCTACATGTGTGATGTATGTAAAATGATCTAAATATGCGATATTTGTGATATGTTCTACATGCGTAGTATCTGTAATGTGTTCTACATGTGTGGTACCTGTAACATGTTCTACATGTGTGACATCGGCAAGATGTTATACCTGTGTGACATATGTAATATGTTCTAGATATGTTATACGTGTAATGTGTTCTAGAATGTGATATCTGTAATATGTTCTACATCTgtgatatatgtaatatgttcaaTATTTGTAATATCTGTAACATGTTTTGGACATGCGATGTCTGTAATATGTTCTACATGTGATATAGCTTAGACGTCACAGCGTTCGCTCTATGTGTCCTGATTTCCCACATACACGAAGTGTGTaatgcctatttctggtgtcggTGGCTACACAAATAACTTATATCTAAAGTAAACAGGAAAATATTAGCTTAAACGTAGATAATCAAACAAGGAAATGAAATTGCTTTCCCGTTTTATGAATTTCCAGTTTCAAAGAATTCAGAGAACTCAAAGGTGTCCACTTACAggtattaaaaaacaaatatccatGCTATTCATACACTTATAATTACATAACTTCAACCATGCACCTGCCGACATTGGTCTCCCTCGGAGTCAGTGTTTCTGTTAGGACGAGTGCCAAACGGGTGACATTTTAAcgcaaaaatcaaatataaccGCCTGGAACTTTAAAGCGAGCATTCACTCTGTGACGACTGCCTCTAATATGAAAAATGCCCagcatattctccgaaaagcaATCAATCCGTCGTCCTAACCGACCAGAATCAAATGTACAATTTCAACGCTTTAACAAAAAGGCTGGTCAGTTTCCGGCACTTGTGTGTTACAAAAGCAAGATCAGAGATTTCAGTGAAATCCAAGTATCACAATTCAAACACAATGCTTTGTTTTGCAGCAGattttattgaaataaaatGGCAAATGGATTGGGGCAAGAATTCTCCAACTACAAACGCACTTTTCATGAACACATGTCCACacagacattttgtgaaataacTGAGATTTAGTGATTACAACATACATCTCATCAGCTTCCTTGATGGCTGAGAGAGATAACCGTCGAAGCGTGCAGCGTTTAGACGCCTTACAATCGGCTTGTGAAATACCGTCAATCAGGTTACAGATATGAGTCAAATGCTCTGTTCAGTTGGACTAGTTCAGTTGTtacgtaataataataatagtaataataataaattacaacaccttgtcagtggatgcccttctttggcacaaacagcatatcttaaaagacatgatggcacgGCTCGCTGTTTTTACTAGCGTCTCCGCCatatgcctgtggctttgaccctgaggtccatccatggtacgaccctgaacatgtccagggcgtcctggaaaatgacagttttaaacttctctggaataggcccatataaaagattcaggaaaagcatgataaatatgcggacctcacCTTTGAAATTTCTCGCTTGcgtcccaagtacactgtcgtcaggctccccattgttcttggcgcagatcaggagattgcccgggttctccaccgggagcacataccttttgacaatctgggtaatgcagaaggctgcagtgttggggagccttcatattctcatgaaaagttcttggtgggttcgactaggcattgtttcctgggagaagtcccattcgctgtctgggttgcgtgtagagggggcgagggccctgagctgatgatgaacttTACCAACCTAACTGTGCCAGTATCACCCGAacactctctgctgcatttcaatcctaatctgtaaaacataataattataGTAATCTTGGCAACGCCGAAGTAGTAAATGTCCCAATGTTATGTGCCCTGTCAGATCCCCCAGCATTAACTTCGTAAATGTTCAAAGTTTTGTTCGTATCTAGAATATGAAACAGTCAGGTAACCAACATATACAGACTCTGGGTCAAGTACAATCCCGGGTTCTAACAACTGAAACGATTAGGTCTGTAGTTAGTCGTTAGATCCAAACACTGACACAACGTATTGGAAAACACGGGCGCTTTTGTGATTTGGCTATTTGCACGAGGCATGGACAGTACATAATGATCGACTTGAGTCATAACATCGCCACAATTAAACCACACAATGGTTGTGTGAGCAGGTGTTCAGCTTCACCAACGGAAGGATGCTATAGGTCTGTACCTTCTCTCTGGAATTCAGCatgtaatcacaaatatacgTGTGTTTTCAGTGACGGTGGATCTGCATTAAATCACATTTCCAACATGGCGTTGAGATGCCTGGCATTCCGTCATGTGATACAACTGGCCCAACACTTATACTGGAAACAAATCGGTGCGTAGACCAGTAGCCagtctctgaaataaatatagttTGCAGACAAAACAAACTGTTCCTGAATCATATTCATATAATATTACGAAAATCAGCCCATAGACGTTCGTTTTCTGAAACTGGTTATTTGTAGGGACATGCTGCCCATTTGTCTGGACATTGAACGGAGGAAAGTTAGGTTCACGCAGCTGCCTTGGTCCAACCCCAAACAACGTACTACGTTTCTCCACTCTCAAAATAGTGTGAGAActtgcacgtgtgtgtgtgtgtttgtgtgtgtgtttgtgtgtgtgcatgcgtgttgTCAAGTAGCTATGCATTAGAAGTAAGACCCCGTGCTCAACACACCGCTCGCCAGTGCTCCGCCACGACGTTCATGTTATAGAAATGTAGCAGTACTCAAGCAGTGTTTGACGCCCGCTGCATGTGAGGAATTAAACATGACAACCATTATCCAGGTTGGGAATTAGACAGTACAAAcattacccatgtggggaattaaacatgacaaacattatCCAGGTGAGGAATTAGATCTGACAAACATTATCCAGGTGAGGAATTAGATCTGACAAACATTATCCAGGTGAGGAATTAGATCTGACAAACATTAGCTATTTGGGGTATTACACGTGACAAACATTATCCAGGTGAGGAATTAGACAGGACAAACATTACCTATGTGGGATATTACAGGTGAGAAACaatatccatgtgaggaattaaacatgaaacacattGCGAATGTGGGAAATTAGACGTGACAACcattacccatatggggaagTAGACGTGACAAATATTACCTATCTGAGACATGAGACATGACAAACATTACCTATGTGAGGAATTAGATCTGACAAACATTATCCAGGTGAGGAATTAGATCTGACAAACATTATCCAGGTGAGGAATTAGATCTGACAAACATTATCCAGGTGAGGAATTAGATCTGACAAACATTATCCAGGTGAGGAATTAGATCTGACAAACATTATCCAGGTGAGGAATTAGATCTGACAATCattatccatgtggggaattagaTCTGACAAACattatccatgtggggaattagaCAGGACAAACATTATCTGTGTGGGAAATTAGACGTGAGAAAcaatatccatgtggggaattaaacatgaaacacattGCGAATGTGGGTAATTAGATATGAGAAATAATATCCGTGTGGGGAATTAGACACGTCAAACACTACCCATGTTATTTTCGCCATAAAAAAATGCGGGGATACGAATACTGTCACGCATTTAACAAACCATTAAACCAAAGTTGAATGAAATGGAAATTTGCTTGAGTCTTATAGAAACACTGACGTGTAGAATTTCTGTCTGACGCAAACATTACTGGTGTAAGGTCACTACACAGGCAGCTTCCTACTCGTGTTTCTCGCAT
The window above is part of the Haliotis asinina isolate JCU_RB_2024 chromosome 1, JCU_Hal_asi_v2, whole genome shotgun sequence genome. Proteins encoded here:
- the LOC137285637 gene encoding uncharacterized protein, yielding MIYELCVLICVGILSTSALPVDDTWKHVVRQRRNVANCQPPQDINQLFQSLNTNTDVSIFLRNSQGARPGSYLHGELNTHQVFDTSNLDGITCPTSVSDDPLDPLWRRSLCPWYYNVTYLPVGHYPSAIPQAVCKCDKCVDNNQNQCERVSTQIRVLEETGCENGFLIYKPKLITHFVGCTCAKRRTTTVGSNTTPTSSDSGSDCGDYGCAE